One Ricinus communis isolate WT05 ecotype wild-type chromosome 7, ASM1957865v1, whole genome shotgun sequence genomic region harbors:
- the LOC8273511 gene encoding 2-phytyl-1,4-beta-naphthoquinone methyltransferase, chloroplastic isoform X1, whose translation MASLQLSFCSYRSMFGFRYRPVRCSNERQALFNRIAPVYDNLNDLLSLGQHRIWKRMAVSWTEAKMGDSVLDLCCGSGDLAFILSEKVGSIGKVTGVDFSKEQLLIASSRQQLLSRDCYKNIEWIEGDATDLPFFDCHFDAITMGYGLRNVIDKRKAMQEMFRVLKPGAKASVLDFNKSNQPFVASFQEWMIDNVVVPVASGYGLAKDYEYLKSSIREFLTGKELEELALEAGFSTARHYEISGGLMGNLVATR comes from the exons ATGGCTTCACTTCAGCTCAGCTTTTGCTCTTATAGATCGATGTTTGGGTTCAGATATAGACCAGTTCGATGCAGTAACGAACGCCAGGCATTGTTTAATCGCATTGCTCCTGTTTATGATAAT TTGAATGATTTGTTGAGTTTGGGTCAGCATCGGATTTGGAAAAGAATGGCTGTATCATGGACTGa GGCAAAAATGGGAGATAGCGTGTTGGATTTGTGTTGTGGAAGTGGGGATTTAGCATTTATTTTGTCTGAGAAAGTTGGCTCCATTGGCAAG GTGACTGGTGTTGATTTCTCAAAGGAGCAGCTATTGATTGCTTCATCTCGGCAACAGTTGCTTTCAAGGGACTGCTACAAGAACATAGA GTGGATTGAGGGTGATGCAACTGACTTGCCATTTTTTGATTGTCACTTTGATGCTATTACCATGGGTTACGGGCTACGGAATGTAATAGATAAGCGTAAGGCCATGCAGGAGATGTTTCGTGTCCTAAAACCAG GTGCCAAAGCATCTGTTCTTGACTTCAACAAGAGTAATCAGCCATTTGTTGCGTCCTTTCAG GAATGGATGATCGACAATGTTGTCGTTCCTGTGGCATCTGGTTATGGCCTTGCAAAAGACTACGAATACTTGAAGAGCTCAATCAGAGAATTTTTAACAG GGAAAGAGTTAGAGGAACTTGCTTTAGAAGCAGGATTTTCTACTGCCAGACATTATGAGATCAGTGGAGGCTTAATGGGGAACCTTGTAGCCACACGCTAG
- the LOC8273511 gene encoding 2-phytyl-1,4-beta-naphthoquinone methyltransferase, chloroplastic isoform X2, translating to MIMAKMGDSVLDLCCGSGDLAFILSEKVGSIGKVTGVDFSKEQLLIASSRQQLLSRDCYKNIEWIEGDATDLPFFDCHFDAITMGYGLRNVIDKRKAMQEMFRVLKPGAKASVLDFNKSNQPFVASFQEWMIDNVVVPVASGYGLAKDYEYLKSSIREFLTGKELEELALEAGFSTARHYEISGGLMGNLVATR from the exons ATGATAAT GGCAAAAATGGGAGATAGCGTGTTGGATTTGTGTTGTGGAAGTGGGGATTTAGCATTTATTTTGTCTGAGAAAGTTGGCTCCATTGGCAAG GTGACTGGTGTTGATTTCTCAAAGGAGCAGCTATTGATTGCTTCATCTCGGCAACAGTTGCTTTCAAGGGACTGCTACAAGAACATAGA GTGGATTGAGGGTGATGCAACTGACTTGCCATTTTTTGATTGTCACTTTGATGCTATTACCATGGGTTACGGGCTACGGAATGTAATAGATAAGCGTAAGGCCATGCAGGAGATGTTTCGTGTCCTAAAACCAG GTGCCAAAGCATCTGTTCTTGACTTCAACAAGAGTAATCAGCCATTTGTTGCGTCCTTTCAG GAATGGATGATCGACAATGTTGTCGTTCCTGTGGCATCTGGTTATGGCCTTGCAAAAGACTACGAATACTTGAAGAGCTCAATCAGAGAATTTTTAACAG GGAAAGAGTTAGAGGAACTTGCTTTAGAAGCAGGATTTTCTACTGCCAGACATTATGAGATCAGTGGAGGCTTAATGGGGAACCTTGTAGCCACACGCTAG
- the LOC8273475 gene encoding cysteine-rich receptor-like protein kinase 2 produces the protein MRKEISIFYSCLFFCTLGFLLMCERVTGDPRAQEVNVTCGRQLEHNSTIYVPNFVATMENISEQMRTSGFGVAVTGSGVDTNYGLAQCYGDLSLLDCVLCYAEARTVLPQCYPYNGGRIFLDGCFMRAENYSFFEEYKGPGDHAVCGNATRKSSIFEESAKQALSIVLSSAPNNKGYARGKVAVPGTNESAYVLANCWRTLNASSCRLCLENATASIEGCLPWSEGRALNTGCFMRYSDRDFLNAEPGNGRSRGSIIVIVVSGVSSLVVLAVGVTTGAYIWKHRYIQKKRRGSNDAHKLVKTLNDSSLNFKYSTLEKATGSFDDANKLGQGGFGSVYKGVLPDGREIAVKRLFFNNRHRAADFYNEVNMISSVEHRNLVRLLGCSCSGPESLLVYEFLPNKSLDRFLFDQNKGKALTWEKRYDIIIGTAEGLVYLHENSNIRIIHRDIKASNILLDSRFRAKIADFGLARSFQEDKSHISTAIAGTLGYMAPEYLAHGQLTEKADVYSFGVLLLEIVTGRQNNRSKSSEYSDSLVALTWKKFQAGIVEELYDPNLMLHSHHNSNVKNDVFRIVNIGLLCTQEIPSLRPTMAKALQMITTEEHLPAPTNPPFIDEKTMELNDTCEDPWYPLNAGLSASIATVQHSSFHPR, from the exons ATGAGGAAAGAAATCTCTATATTCTATTCATGCCTTTTCTTTTGCACTCTTGGATTTCTTTTAATGTGTGAAAGAGTGACGGGGGATCCCAGAGCACAAGAAGTGAATGTTACATGTGGACGCCAACTTGAGCATAATTCAACAATCTATGTACCAAATTTTGTTGCTACAATGGAGAACATCAGTGAGCAGATGCGCACTTCAGGATTTGGAGTAGCCGTCACAGGTTCAGGAGTTGATACTAACTATGGCCTTGCTCAATGTTATGGAGACCTCTCCTTGCTCGATTGTGTACTATGTTATGCTGAGGCACGTACAGTTCTACCACAATGCTACCCTTACAATGGGGGTCGCATTTTTCTTGATGGTTGCTTCATGAGAGCTGAAAACTATAGTTTCTTTGAGGAGTATAAAGGACCTGGAGATCATGCTGTGTGTGGAAATGCAACGAGGAAAAGTTCAATATTTGAGGAATCGGCTAAGCAAGCTCTATCAATTGTGCTTTCAAGTGCACCAAACAATAAAGGCTATGCACGGGGGAAAGTGGCAGTTCCAGGGACAAACGAATCAGCGTATGTGTTAGCAAATTGCTGGAGGACATTGAACGCAAGCTCTTGCAGATTGTGCTTGGAGAATGCTACTGCATCCATAGAGGGATGCTTGCCTTGGTCAGAGGGGAGGGCATTGAATACAGGGTGTTTCATGAGGTATTCAGATAGGGATTTTCTGAATGCAGAGCCAGGAAATGGGCGATCAAGAG GGAGCATTATAGTGATAGTGGTTTCAGGTGTTAGCTCTCTGGTGGTTTTAGCAGTTGGAGTAACTACAGGAGCTTATATCTGGAAGCACAGATATAtacagaagaaaagaagag GTTCAAATGATGCACACAAGTTGGTCAAAACCCTTAACGACAGTAGCTTGAATTTCAAGTATTCTACACTTGAAAAGGCGACAGGATCTTTTGATGACGCCAACAAGCTTGGACAAGGAGGGTTTGGATCAGTATATAAG GGTGTTTTGCCAGATGGAAGAGAGATTGCTGTAAAGAGGCTCTTTTTCAATAATAGACACAGAGCAGCAGATTTTTACAATGAAGTCAACATGATAAGTAGCGTGGAACACAGAAATCTGGTCAGGTTGTTGGGGTGCAGTTGTTCAGGACCTGAAAGCCTCCTCGTCTATGAATTCCTGCCTAACAAGAGTCTTGATCGTTTCCTCTTCG ATCAAAACAAAGGCAAAGCATTGACTTGGGAGAAGAGATATGACATCATAATTGGCACGGCTGAAGGTTTGGTCTACTTGCATGAGAACTCCAACATCAGGATCATTCACAGGGACATCAAGGCCAGCAACATTTTATTGGATTCCAGATTTCGTGCTAAAATTGCTGATTTTGGCTTGGCCAGGTCTTTCCAAGAAGATAAGAGTCATATCAGCACAGCCATTGCAGGAACTCT CGGATATATGGCTCCGGAGTACCTTGCTCATGGACAATTAACTGAAAAGGCAGATGTTTACAGCTTTGGTGTACTTTTGTTGGAGATTGTCACAGGCAGGCAAAATAACAGGAGCAAAAGCTCAGAATACTCAGACAGCCTAGTCGCACTT ACATGGAAGAAATTTCAGGCAGGGATCGTGGAGGAGCTTTATGACCCAAATCTAATGTTGCACAGCCACCACAACAGCAATGTCAAGAATGATGTTTTCAGAATAGTGAATATAGGACTTCTGTGTACACAAGAAATACCATCACTTAGACCAACAATGGCAAAGGCGCTACAGATGATAACAACAGAGGAGCACCTCCCTGCACCAACTAATCCCCCTTTCATAGATGAAAAAACCATGGAACTTAATGATACATGTGAAGACCCTTGGTATCCCCTTAATGCTGGCCTTTCAGCATCAATAGCAACTGTACAACATAGTTCTTTCCATCCAAGATGA
- the LOC8273473 gene encoding cysteine-rich receptor-like protein kinase 3, whose amino-acid sequence MHPFSGFVTFLVSCLCFLVKFSVSDPRATQAALICTNRTAITQERQTFITNFLATLDAVTPLVARQQYGAVINGTGNTTVYTYGECMKDLDQTDCNLCFAQCKTQILRCLPFQLATRGGRLFYDGCYLRYDDYYFFNESLDSQDRTVCASEDFNGGNKTLYSDNAMELMRNLSVLTPKNDGFFVGSVNKGNISVYGLAQCWELVNTSACETCLADAVSKITNCTPKEEGRVLNSGCYLRYSTQKFYNNSGPANADNGGSSHLAVILAAASSSVAVVLLVATAVFFMKKRVAEKRRQRKELGALLIAVNNSKLNFTYESLEKATNYFHLSNKLGQGGSGSVYKGILPDGKAVAIKRLLFNTRQWVDHFFNEVNLISNIQHKNLVKLLGCSITGPESLLVYEYVPNQSLHDYLFVAKNVQPLTWEMRYKIILGTAEGLAYLHEETELRIIHRDVKLSNVLLDEDFLPKIADFGLARLFPEDKTHISTAIAGTLGYMAPEYIVRGKLTEKADVYSFGVLLIEVVSGKRNNSFVQDSGSILQMVWNLYGTGRLWEAVDPVLAGNFQEEEASRLLQVGLLCVQASAELRPAMSVAVKMLSGIHELSQPTQPPFLNPSTSSEISPFMRPATSSSQPDSRTQSSGNSMTQSWIEPR is encoded by the exons ATGCATCCTTTTTCTGGTTTTGTGACCtttcttgtttcttgtttATGTTTCTTGGTAAAATTTTCTGTTTCTGATCCAAGAGCTACCCAGGCAGCTTTAATATGCACAAACAGGACAGCCATAACGCAAGAAAGACAAACTTTTATAACAAATTTCTTAGCTACACTGGATGCAGTAACTCCATTGGTTGCTAGACAACAGTATGGAGCTGTAATTAATGGTACAGGTAACACCACTGTgtacacttatggtgagtgTATGAAAGATCTTGATCAAACAGATTGCAATCTTTGTTTTGCTCAATGCAAGACTCAGATTTTAAGATGTCTTCCTTTCCAATTAGCTACTCGTGGAGGCAGACTTTTCTATGATGGATGTTATTTAAGGTatgatgattattatttttttaatgaatcaTTGGATTCACAGGATAGGACTGTATGTGCTAGTGAAGATTTTAATGGTGGGAATAAGACTCTTTATAGTGATAATGCAATGGAATTGATGAGGAATTTGAGTGTTCTAACTCCAAAGAATGATGGGTTCTTTGTTGGGTCAGTGAATAAAGGGAATATTTCTGTTTATGGATTGGCTCAGTGTTGGGAATTGGTGAATACAAGTGCTTGTGAAACTTGTCTAGCAGATGCTGTATCAAAAATTACTAATTGTACTccaaaggaagaaggaagggTTTTGAATTCTGGTTGTTACTTGAGATACTCTACTCAGAAATTCTACAATAATTCTGGACCTGCAAATGCAGATAATGGAG GAAGCAGCCACTTGGCAGTTATTCTGGCTGCGGCATCTTCCTCTGTGGCTGTTGTATTGCTTGTTGCAACAGCTGTGTTCTTTATGAAGAAGAGAGTTGCAGAAAAGAGGAGAC AAAGAAAGGAACTTGGTGCTTTATTAATCGCTGTGAATAATTCCAAGCTCAATTTCACATATGAATCTCTTGAAAAGGCGACAAATTACTTTCACCTTTCCAATAAACTGGGTCAAGGAGGATCTGGTTCAGTTTACAAG GGAATATTGCCAGATGGGAAAGCTGTTGCTATAAAGAGACTTTTGTTTAATACAAGACAATGGGTAgatcatttttttaatgaagtCAACTTGATTAGTAACATACAACACAAGAATCTTGTGAAGTTGCTAGGATGCAGCATCACAGGACCAGAAAGCCTTcttgtttatgaatatgtacCAAATCAAAGCCTTCATGATTATCTTTTTG TTGCAAAGAATGTTCAGCCACTAACATGGGAGATGAGGTATAAGATCATATTAGGCACAGCTGAGGGCTTGGCCTATCTTCATGAGGAAACTGAGTTAAGAATAATTCACAGAGACGTTAAATTAAGCAATGTTCTACTCGATGAGGACTTTTTGCCAAAGATTGCTGATTTCGGACTTGCAAGACTATTTCCTGAAGATAAGACTCACATCAGCACTGCCATTGCTGGCACATT AGGTTACATGGCTCCAGAATATATTGTTCGTGGCAAACTGACAGAGAAGGCAGATGTTTACAGTTTTGGAGTTCTTCTGATCGAAGTTGTTAGTGGAAAGAGGAACAATTCCTTTGTTCAAGATTCAGGTTCTATCCTGCAAATG GTATGGAACCTGTATGGAACTGGTAGGCTGTGGGAAGCTGTTGATCCAGTCTTAGCTGGTAATTTTCAAGAAGAGGAAGCATCTCGCCTGCTTCAAGTAGGCCTGCTTTGTGTGCAAGCTTCTGCTGAACTGCGTCCGGCAATGTCAGTTGCTGTCAAAATGCTTTCTGGAATTCATGAACTTTCTCAGCCAACACAACCGCCATTTCTCAATCCTAGTACTAGTTCAGAAATCAGCCCGTTTATGCGACCGGCTACTTCCAGTTCACAGCCTGATTCTCGCACCCAGTCTTCAGGAAATAGCATGACACAGAGCTGGATTGAACCTAGATAA